In Hyphomicrobiales bacterium, the sequence GCTTTGGTCGGCGCTTTAATTTTTGCAGGCTTTGCTTTAGCCGCTGCTGCCTTAGCAGGAGCCGCTTTGGCCACTACTGGCTTAGCGGCTGGTTTCTTAGCTACAGCTTTTGTTGCTGGCGCTTTCGCAGCCGCTGGCTTCGCCGCACTTGTCTTTTTAGGCGCGGCTTTCTTCTTACCAGCGCCTGTTGCTAGTCCGCTATCACGCGCATCATTGGCGATCATGGCAGCGTTACCAGCCATCACATAGGGAGCAATATAGGCGTTGGCTTCTGGTCCATATTCAATTGCGCCTTCGTGAAGCTGCGTGCGGCCTTCTGAGTGAACAGCCAAATAACGATCTGTCTGTGGGCCTGGGCTGACTTTGCGCCCTGCTTCAATATCGTCGAGCATTTTCTCGAATGTTTCAGGTGTCAGGTCTTCAAATGTATCTTTGAAAATTTGAACCATCGGCGCGTTTACACAGGCACCGAGGCATTCAACCTCTTCCCATGAATATTTGCCATCTGCTGTTACTTCATGCTGGTTCGGTGAGATGCGGCTTTTGCAAACCTTCATCAAATCTTCTGAACCGCGCAACATGCAAGGCGTCGTGCCACATACTTGAATGTGAGCGACAGAACCAACCGGCTTCAACTGGAACATAGTGTAGAATGTTGCCACTTCCATCACACGGATGAACGGCATTTCTAGCATGTCGCCGATATAGCGCATGGCAGGCTCTGGCAACCAACCGTTATGTTGCTCTTGGGCACGCCAAAGCAATGGAATGACAGCAGATGCCTGCTTTCCTTTTGGAAACTTGCCAATCTGATCCTTCGCCCATTTAAGGTTTCCCTTATCAAAGACGAAACTATCTGGTTGTTCCTCAGCTATTCGACGAACGGCCATCCTTAAAGTCCTTCAGCTTCTGCCATGTCGAAAGAGACGACAGACATGACTACACTCACAACAGCAGCACCAACATGTGGAAAGACTTTTCCACCGCGCCGTTTTTCAATTAAAATGTCGAACAAAGCGACAAATGCAAAACTAGCAAACGCAACGCCAAGCGACGCGCGATCTGCAAGCAGATATAAACCCAATACCAATACCGCCATCATAAGATAGCGCCCGCCAACAACCTGCGTCATGCCTTCGATGGTATGCCCAGTTTGTACAATCAATTTTTTGTTTTCGTTTAGATAAACGAAGCCCAAAAATATCAAGTTGGCAACGCCAGCCAAGATCAGAAAAAGGTAGAGTGTTTGGCTCATTAGCGATCCACCTCACCAAACACGATGTCGAGTGAACCAAGAACCGCTGACACATCAGCAAGCATGTGGCCACGACAAAGGAAGTCCATGGCTTGCAAGTGAGCAAAACCTGGCGCTTTGATTTTACAGCGGTATGGTTTGTTAGAACCATCTGCCACAAGATAAACACCGAACTCACCCTTAGGTG encodes:
- a CDS encoding DUF4267 domain-containing protein, which produces MSQTLYLFLILAGVANLIFLGFVYLNENKKLIVQTGHTIEGMTQVVGGRYLMMAVLVLGLYLLADRASLGVAFASFAFVALFDILIEKRRGGKVFPHVGAAVVSVVMSVVSFDMAEAEGL
- the nuoE gene encoding NADH-quinone oxidoreductase subunit NuoE — encoded protein: MAVRRIAEEQPDSFVFDKGNLKWAKDQIGKFPKGKQASAVIPLLWRAQEQHNGWLPEPAMRYIGDMLEMPFIRVMEVATFYTMFQLKPVGSVAHIQVCGTTPCMLRGSEDLMKVCKSRISPNQHEVTADGKYSWEEVECLGACVNAPMVQIFKDTFEDLTPETFEKMLDDIEAGRKVSPGPQTDRYLAVHSEGRTQLHEGAIEYGPEANAYIAPYVMAGNAAMIANDARDSGLATGAGKKKAAPKKTSAAKPAAAKAPATKAVAKKPAAKPVVAKAAPAKAAAAKAKPAKIKAPTKAELAKEEKAADAALAALPKGASAEDRANAVGKKPRGLPKARKAGADDLKLIKGVGPVIETKLNDKGIWHFDQIAAWDRGAVQWFDQFLSFKGRIDRDTWLKQAAILATGGETEFSKRSSKTTKGK